GCCTTGTGGAGGGCCTGGCCGTGCGCGCGATCGACGTCGAGCTGCGCACCTTCGCCGTTCCCGGGGCGCGCAGCTCCGGGCTCGCCGCCCAGGTCGACTCGGCCCTCGGGTGGGCCCCCGACGTCGCCGTGGTCGTGATCGGTGCCAACGACCTCACCCACCGCGAGCCGGTCGCCCGGGCCGTGCGCGCGCTCGCGGACGCCGTACGACGCCTGCGTGCGGCCGGCAGCGAGGTGGTCGTCGCCCCGGCTCCCGACCTCAGCGCCGTCCCGCACGTCCCCGTGGCGCTGCGCGGGGTGGTCCGTGCCGCGGGCGACGCCTTCCGTGCCCAGCAGGCCGCGGCCGCGACCGCTGAGGGCGGCCTGGTGGCCGACCCCGACCAGCGCGCGTCGCACGCCTTCGCCGCCGACCCCTCCCTGTTCTCGGCCGACCGCTTTCACCCCTCGAGTGCCGGCTACGCCGTGATCGCCGACGCGCTGCTGCCGGCCGTCGTGGGCGCCGCGTCGGAGGTGGGCGCCGGCGGCGGTCGGAGTCAGGTCCAGTAGAGGACCCGGCACTGCGGCAGCCGTTGCGCGAGCTGGTCCTCGAACCACCGGCGCAGCTCGCTCATGACCTCCTTGGGGTAGACGTGCTTGCTCGTGCCGAACCGGCCCCTCTTGACGGACCTCCGGGCCTCGTCCATCTCGAGGGTGGTGCGGGGGTACCA
This genomic stretch from Nocardioides renjunii harbors:
- a CDS encoding SGNH/GDSL hydrolase family protein, coding for MTARLALLGDSIAWGQGAARERDRLGPRLVEGLAVRAIDVELRTFAVPGARSSGLAAQVDSALGWAPDVAVVVIGANDLTHREPVARAVRALADAVRRLRAAGSEVVVAPAPDLSAVPHVPVALRGVVRAAGDAFRAQQAAAATAEGGLVADPDQRASHAFAADPSLFSADRFHPSSAGYAVIADALLPAVVGAASEVGAGGGRSQVQ